The Streptomyces vinaceus genome contains the following window.
GGACGTCGAGCGTCACGTGGATGGCGAGGGGTTTGCCGAAGTCGCCGACGAGGTCCATCCGGCCGCGGGCGAGGAAGGGGGCGAGGAGCGCGGCGGCGTTGGCCCGGACGGCGCCCATCTGCTCCTGAAGGGCCGGGCCGGTGAAGGCCCGTACGACGATCTTCCGCTTGGCGGTGTGCTCAGCCCCGGTCATCTGGGCGAGGACCGGCCCCCGCATCACGGGCTCGGCGCGCACCTGGAGCGTCTGCGTGGTGAACGCCTCGTGGTCGGTCAGCACCCGCTTCACGTCCTCGTGTCGCGAGAGGAAGTAGCTGTCGAGCGCCGGCTCGTAGTGCACCGGCGTCCGCTCCCGCAACTGCTCGAACCACGGGTAGGGGTCTGCTGCGAACTCCTCGGACAGGACGCTGAAACGGGTGGGGGCGACGGGCACGGTACGGACGACCTCTCGAAACACGCGGCGCGCGGAAACATCACAAGACGCGCTGCAAGACGAGGGATTGGTGGTACAGGTTGCGCCCGTCGGGGCACAACCGCAGCCGGTGCGGCGGTGCCCCGGCAGGCAGATCCGCCGGGACACCGCTGTGTCCGGAAATGACCCCTCAGGAGAGCGGGAGGGCTCGGGGGTCGGCCGGGCGGGGGACGAAGACCGGGGAGTCCGACTGGTAGAAGAGGTCGATGTCGGCCTCCTCGCCGCCGACGATCAGGGTGTCCCAGGCACCGCTCTCCCGCAGGGTGCGCAGGGTCAGGGGGGAGATCGGGGCGAGGTGGGAGCGGAGTTCCTCGTCCGTCGGCAGGCCGGGCAGTCGCGAGTCCAACCGGTCGCGGATTGCGGCCATCCGCTCCAGCAGCGCGTCCAGGTCGCTCCCGTCCGCGGCGCGGGACGCCTCTCCGGACACCGGAGCGGAGACGGCGGCCGCACCCGACCCCGGACCGGACACGGCCGCGCCGGCACCGAGGCCGGCACCCACGCCCGCGCCCACCCCCACGGCCGCGCCCACGCCCGCGCCCGCGTCCGTCTGCGCACTGCGCGCGATGATGTCCTTGATGGCCCGGGTCACGCCCTGCTCGTCCGTGGTCACCATCGCGTTCCAGGCCCGGCTCTTGTGCCGGTACTGGAGCATGGACATCGCCGCCTCGTGCCGGATGAAGTCGGCGTCCCGCAGCGGCTTCCCCCGCCAGGCGCGGCTGAGCGAGCGGGCCAGCGAAGTGGCGGAGGCGAGACCGCTGTTGAGTCCTCGGCCCGGCCAGAAGTGGATGGCGTTGGCCGCGTCGCCCAGCAGGAAGCCGTACGTACCGGGGCTGCTCGCGGTCGGGCGGCGCAGCTGCGCGGTGAACCGCGGGCGCTGGACCATGTCCAGCCGGAACGAGGTGATCGCGGACAGGTCGTCCTCGGCCACCCCGAACAGGCTCAGGCCCTGCCGGATCTCCTTCCACAGCGGGGAGCTGCGCAGCAGGGCGGGCAGGAAGAGGGTGCCGTGGGTGGGGCAGCGGAACTCGTTGTCCTCCTCCTGGCGGCTCATCAGGCAGGGGCGGGTGGCGATGCACTCCTCGAAGACCTGGCGCACCGGGTCGATGCCGATGACGTTCTTGGCCTCTTCCCGCGTGAGCCGCATGTTCAGGAAGCCCTCGCCGCGCAGCGAGTTGAGCAGGAACCGGTTCTGCGACACGGTGAGCAGCACGCTCATCGGGTCCGGCAGCTTCGACTTGACGCGCAGCCCCAGCACGACGTCCTGGAGGTGCTCGCCGTCGAGGGAGTAGATGGAGGCGTCGGCCGCGCCGAAGCGGTCGGCGTAGTGCTCGCGGGTGCGGGAGCGGCCGCCCTCGGCGACCACCAGGACGTGTTCCTGGGTGAGCCTGTTCTGCTGCTCCTCCACGTCGAAGCGCTTGGGGACGAGGCGGATCGCCGATCGCCGGTTCGCCAGGGCCAGCAGCCGGTCCTCGATGTGGGCGATGCGGATGTTGCGCGGCGGGCGGCCGTCGACGGAGTCCGGGCCGAC
Protein-coding sequences here:
- a CDS encoding FHA domain-containing protein, with translation MPSVIVGRTGPFTGQSVVLSSEPLSFGRKSDNGVVIVSPSASRLHAEIVAEDAGFVLHDRDSRNGTFVNEQRVTRHLLRPNDCIRIGDETFLYEAQDAMETVIDLSLLDVPRPSAADPGTLRVTVTGGGPVGLAFALALDEMLPGRTSITLYDGRWTRKGPEIVWKDETQGNFRRQQVVTVQSRQYLALSAEVLSALFDEDGAYSEMWPVGPDSVDGRPPRNIRIAHIEDRLLALANRRSAIRLVPKRFDVEEQQNRLTQEHVLVVAEGGRSRTREHYADRFGAADASIYSLDGEHLQDVVLGLRVKSKLPDPMSVLLTVSQNRFLLNSLRGEGFLNMRLTREEAKNVIGIDPVRQVFEECIATRPCLMSRQEEDNEFRCPTHGTLFLPALLRSSPLWKEIRQGLSLFGVAEDDLSAITSFRLDMVQRPRFTAQLRRPTASSPGTYGFLLGDAANAIHFWPGRGLNSGLASATSLARSLSRAWRGKPLRDADFIRHEAAMSMLQYRHKSRAWNAMVTTDEQGVTRAIKDIIARSAQTDAGAGVGAAVGVGAGVGAGLGAGAAVSGPGSGAAAVSAPVSGEASRAADGSDLDALLERMAAIRDRLDSRLPGLPTDEELRSHLAPISPLTLRTLRESGAWDTLIVGGEEADIDLFYQSDSPVFVPRPADPRALPLS